Within Chloroflexota bacterium, the genomic segment CCTGGCTTGTGCTTGGAAACAAACTACCCAGAAGATACTCGGTCTTGAGGATGCCGTTCACCCGTTCCGCCAGAGCATTGTCGTAGGTGTTGCCTACAGCGCCCGTGCGAGGGTGGCGTTTCCGTATCTCTCGCACCAAGGCGAGAATCAGTTGGGCTTCGGCTTCCTTCCGCAGGTCTCGCTTCCGGGCCTGGTAATAGGCCTGAGGCGTGACCCCAAACCATTGGCAGGCCTGGTAAGTCGGCA encodes:
- a CDS encoding transposase; translation: PTYQACQWFGVTPQAYYQARKRDLRKEAEAQLILALVREIRKRHPRTGAVGNTYDNALAERVNGILKTEYLLGSLFPSTSQAIETVAQAVHLYNFERPHLSLGYATPAHIFGSL